A window from Vigna angularis cultivar LongXiaoDou No.4 chromosome 7, ASM1680809v1, whole genome shotgun sequence encodes these proteins:
- the LOC108336643 gene encoding uncharacterized protein LOC108336643, whose amino-acid sequence MDRYQKTVRRVNGLSLELTLHYILPALKPGPFKDSVCRRAPKTMEELRERAADEIRVEEMKLSYTKESQEHRGEKMDGGKSGTSAGKSGGLRQREPRRGPRFQQYTPLNAPREKILREALSAELLPEPMKRPTPSSADGSKHYVYHKNMGHTTEECVTLKDKIEELIRARQLKKYVRVDRPLTPAERPSPRQAYRHNRSKNNRTDPPRSERRRSKSRSRSRDRPLRGHINTISGGFTGGGSSSSAQKRHVRALQSVHSVDKPRRTMPPITFSDDDFHAPDPDQDDPMVITAEIARYGVSEVLVDQGSSVNILYWKTFQQMDISEDLIVSYNGKIVGFAGERVDTRGYVELRTRLGTGRSSEEKRV is encoded by the coding sequence ATGGATCGTTATCAGAAGACCGTGCGGCGAGTGAATGGATTGAGCCTAGAACTTACCCTACATTACATCCTCCCCGCCCTCAAGCCAGGACCGTTTAAGGACAGCGTCTGTCGACGGGCCCCCAAAACTATGGAAGAGTTGAGGGAGAGGGCCGCGGACGAAATCAGGGTGGAAGAAATGAAGCTGTCGTACACAAAAGAGAGTCAGGAGCATAGGGGGGAAAAGATGGACGGGGGGAAATCGGGCACTTCGGCAGGAAAATCGGGCGGTCTCAGACAGAGAGAACCACGTCGAGGACCCCGTTTCCAACAATACACCCCTTTGAACGCCCCCAGGGAGAAGATCCTCCGAGAAGCGCTAAGTGCGGAATTGCTCCCTGAACCCATGAAGCGACCTACTCCGTCAAGCGCGGACGGAAGCAAACACTATGTATACCACAAGAACATGGGTCATACTACGGAAGAGTGCGTGACCCTAAAGGACAAAATTGAAGAGCTAATCCGGGCGAGACAACTGAAAAAATACGTTCGAGTTGACCGTCCTCTGACACCCGCAGAGCGACCCAGCCCGCGGCAGGCCTATAGGCACAACAGATCTAAAAACAATCGGACCGATCCCCCGCGCTCAGAGCGGCGACGAAGCAAAAGCCGCAGCAGAAGCCGCGATCGTCCTCTACGGGGACACATTAACACCATATCGGGAGGCTTCACCGGGGGAGGGTCATCCTCGTCCGCCCAGAAACGCCATGTGCGGGCTCTACAGTCCGTTCACTCAGTGGACAAGCCCCGGCGTACGATGCCGCCCATCACATTTTCAGACGACGACTTCCATGCCCCTGACCCCGACCAAGACGACCCGATGGTGATAACAGCGGAGATCGCCCGATATGGTGTAAGTGAAGTCCTGGTGGATCAGGGAAGTTCGGTGAACATCCTCTACTGGAAAACCTTCCAACAGATGGATATATCGGAGGATCTCATCGTCTCTTATAACGGGAAAATAGTAGGATTCGCGGGTGAAAGGGTAGACACTCGGGGATACGTGGAATTGCGCACTAGGTTGGGGACCGGGCGGTCTAGCGAGGAGAAGAGGGTCTAG
- the LOC108337550 gene encoding biogenesis of lysosome-related organelles complex 1 subunit 1, whose amino-acid sequence MNGKGSVGMEGEPKGLEASLHHLLELHHHKSLVLTQRTEKAKKDAIRKTARVSDLLVEAVNGGVHESFINQKRIELEIRALAVTITRFMKQTDQWLATTHALNTALKEIGDFENWMKIMEYDCKNITTAIQNIHQE is encoded by the exons ATGAATGGAAAAGGGTCTGTGGGAATGGAGGGAGAACCAAAAGGGTTAGAAGCTTCACTGCACCATTTGCTCGAACTCCACCATCACAAATCTCTCGTCCTTACCCAACGCACAG AGAAAGCCAAAAAGGACGCCATCAGGAAAACCGCGCGCGTTTCTGATCTGTTGGTGGAAGCAGTCAATGGCGGGGTGCATGAGTCCTTCATCAACCAGAAGCGAATTGAGCTCGAAATTCGAGCCCTTGCTGTCACCATCACAAGGTTCATGAAGCAAACTGATCAGTGGCTCGCTACCACTCATGCCCTCAACACTGCTCTCAAG GAAATTGGAGACTTCGAGAACTGGATGAAGATCATGGAATATGATTGTAAAAATATCACCACAGCTATACAGAATATTCACCAAGAGTGA